From the genome of Niabella agricola, one region includes:
- a CDS encoding RagB/SusD family nutrient uptake outer membrane protein, translating into MYAIDRHLSFIKNTRRGLCLLSLCGVLAVLASCKKGFLDLVPDNVPTLDHAFSNRLEAEKYLYTCYAYLPQEGHPDKNPAFSGGDEAWTYWPMIEDFFYRDPYQIARGEQRQTDPFMNYWDGYDGKSLWQGIRNCNIFLESIDRVADLQPYEKVRWIAEAKFLKAYFHWYLFRMYGPIPLMDKNLPITASPAEVKVYRQPVDSVVNYIAALIDDAAAGDNNTGLPLTITSTATELGRITKVAALAIKARLLVTAASPLFNGNNDFTGFKNNNGQVLFNPQYDAGKWTRAREACKAAIDAAQTAGLKLYYFNPSIINVDHATRVEMNIRNAVCEKWNSELIWGLTTGGDPTFWLQTYACPQLDPNQFNINLKGKLAPPMKMAELFYTKNGVPIEEDKTWDYANRFHLRTATGKDTGIQEGYKTVGLHFDREPRFYADMGFDGSKWFMRNGNYNIQSKLGEYSGKKQSRIYSVTGYFTKKIVNWNLVYNNTSLQVESYPWPVMRLSDLYLLYAEALNESGSPAEALSYLNQIRARAGLQSVEQSWSMYSNRASKYQSAEGLRDIIRQERGIEMAFEGSRFWDLRRWKTAPQTLSSAIYGWDILQTTYEDYNRRVLLYSPQFIAPRDYFWPVREYNLQINPNLVQNPGW; encoded by the coding sequence ATGTACGCAATCGATCGTCATTTATCATTTATAAAAAATACCCGCCGGGGGCTATGCCTCCTTAGCCTGTGCGGGGTACTGGCCGTACTGGCCTCCTGCAAAAAAGGCTTCCTGGATCTTGTTCCGGATAATGTGCCCACGCTGGATCACGCATTTTCCAATCGCCTGGAGGCTGAAAAATATTTATATACCTGCTATGCCTATCTGCCGCAGGAAGGGCATCCGGATAAAAACCCGGCCTTCAGTGGCGGAGATGAGGCCTGGACCTATTGGCCCATGATCGAAGATTTTTTTTACCGCGATCCCTATCAGATTGCCCGCGGCGAGCAACGGCAAACCGACCCCTTTATGAATTACTGGGATGGGTATGACGGTAAGTCGCTCTGGCAGGGAATCCGCAACTGCAATATCTTTCTTGAAAGCATCGACCGGGTAGCGGATCTGCAGCCCTATGAAAAAGTACGGTGGATTGCCGAGGCAAAATTCCTGAAGGCCTATTTTCACTGGTACCTGTTCCGCATGTATGGTCCCATTCCGCTGATGGATAAAAACCTGCCCATCACCGCATCGCCCGCCGAAGTAAAAGTGTACCGGCAGCCGGTAGACTCCGTGGTAAATTATATTGCCGCACTAATCGATGATGCTGCCGCGGGGGATAATAATACCGGGTTGCCGTTAACGATTACCAGTACCGCAACCGAACTCGGACGCATTACCAAGGTAGCGGCGCTGGCCATAAAAGCACGGCTGCTGGTAACGGCAGCAAGTCCGCTGTTTAACGGCAATAATGATTTTACTGGCTTTAAAAATAACAACGGCCAGGTGTTGTTCAATCCGCAATATGATGCCGGTAAGTGGACGCGCGCCCGGGAAGCCTGTAAGGCGGCGATTGACGCGGCACAGACCGCCGGCTTAAAACTATACTATTTTAATCCATCCATTATTAATGTTGATCATGCCACCCGTGTTGAAATGAATATCCGCAATGCCGTGTGTGAAAAATGGAACAGTGAGCTGATCTGGGGACTCACCACGGGCGGTGATCCTACCTTTTGGCTGCAAACCTATGCCTGCCCGCAGCTGGACCCCAACCAGTTTAACATTAACCTGAAAGGCAAACTGGCGCCTCCCATGAAAATGGCAGAGCTGTTCTATACCAAAAACGGTGTACCCATAGAAGAAGATAAAACCTGGGACTATGCCAACCGGTTTCATTTGCGGACGGCTACCGGGAAGGATACCGGTATCCAGGAAGGCTATAAGACCGTTGGACTGCATTTTGACCGCGAGCCCCGGTTTTATGCGGATATGGGCTTTGACGGTTCAAAATGGTTTATGCGGAACGGCAACTACAATATACAAAGTAAACTGGGCGAGTACTCCGGTAAAAAACAAAGCCGGATCTATTCGGTAACGGGGTATTTTACCAAGAAGATCGTAAACTGGAACCTGGTTTACAACAACACCTCCTTACAGGTAGAATCCTATCCCTGGCCGGTCATGCGGCTGAGTGATCTGTACCTGCTGTATGCCGAGGCGCTGAATGAATCGGGCAGCCCCGCAGAAGCCTTGTCGTATCTCAACCAGATCCGTGCAAGAGCCGGGTTGCAGTCGGTAGAGCAATCCTGGTCTATGTACTCCAACCGCGCATCCAAATACCAGTCGGCAGAAGGCCTGCGGGACATCATCCGGCAGGAGCGGGGTATCGAGATGGCCTTTGAAGGCAGCCGCTTCTGGGACCTGCGCCGTTGGAAAACCGCTCCGCAAACCTTAAGCAGCGCCATTTATGGATGGGATATCCTGCAAACAACGTATGAAGATTACAATCGCCGGGTGCTGCTGTACAGCCCGCAGTTTATTGCGCCCCGCGATTATTTCTGGCCGGTACGGGAATACAACCTGCAGATCAATCCCAACCTGGTACAAAACCCCGGCTGGTAG
- a CDS encoding GH92 family glycosyl hydrolase: MVQTVTSPDFLKRSRIMKEMKAYLRTCCISCMAALAGMAAGAQQRQPIDYVDPMIGTSNSRWMLFPGATMPNGMVKLSPDNQRNVWQGGYEYSIGSIHGFSHIHGWTMAGLLTMPTNGDLALTPGLPDDPFKGAGAGYHSRFRHEDEKATPGYYAVYLMDSRIKAELTATERTGVQRYSFPADPSNRVMIQLNLPSEYGMELKDAVITRVNNQEVEGFAHTVTAGFNDYHLYFVMQFSKPFAAFHGFTGQGTTDGDTARLKDGIGAYVSFPTTMPQQVVVRTGISFVSATQARLNLQTELKDFGWNFDAVVAHSRNTWSALLNTISVNGGSEENKTKFYTNLYRCFTAKMIMSDVNGKYRDACEKEQQLPAGRKVMIGGDAYWNSFWNLNLLWTLATPELVEQLVDTQLELFEKMGWLSKGPAGIEYSGIMEGSHQMALMASAYRKGIVKKDVETAYAAMKKHVTVEPQPLCGGNPGNPQISVYAEKGFVPVEKGVTSKTLDYAYDDWCVAQMAQLLNKKEDYRFFLKRSASWKNVFDTARGYVVPRKADGAFMDGFDRFSVNHFIEGNSWQYSFYVPHDVEGLVRLMKPERFLSRLKEGFEKSEFYRFAAHALDRTMGQSAEYYINHGNEVNMQAAYLFNYAGRPDLTQYYTRRILDVFYDASPYVGWNGDEDEGQMGAWFVMSALGLFEMNGGTDENQRVDITSPLFSEARIRLNNAYYKGKEFVIRAYDHTPGNIYIRSMKLNGKTLKEHYIRFNDIVNGGLLELYMTATPPR, from the coding sequence ATGGTACAAACCGTTACCAGTCCGGATTTTTTGAAACGAAGTAGAATCATGAAGGAAATGAAAGCGTATCTGAGGACCTGCTGCATCAGTTGCATGGCTGCACTGGCAGGCATGGCAGCCGGTGCGCAGCAGCGGCAACCCATCGATTATGTGGATCCGATGATCGGAACCTCCAATTCCCGGTGGATGTTGTTTCCCGGTGCCACCATGCCCAACGGGATGGTAAAGCTGAGCCCCGACAATCAGCGCAATGTATGGCAGGGTGGATATGAATACAGCATCGGAAGCATTCATGGCTTTAGTCATATACATGGATGGACCATGGCCGGCTTGCTTACGATGCCCACCAACGGGGATCTGGCACTGACGCCCGGGCTTCCGGATGATCCCTTCAAGGGTGCGGGTGCCGGTTATCATTCGCGGTTCCGGCATGAGGATGAAAAAGCCACCCCGGGTTATTACGCCGTATACCTGATGGATTCACGTATAAAAGCAGAGCTTACGGCCACGGAGCGTACCGGCGTGCAGCGGTACTCATTTCCCGCCGATCCTTCCAACCGCGTGATGATCCAGCTGAACCTGCCATCGGAATATGGGATGGAATTAAAAGACGCCGTCATTACCCGGGTAAATAACCAGGAAGTGGAGGGCTTTGCACATACGGTTACCGCCGGTTTTAACGACTACCACCTGTATTTTGTCATGCAGTTCAGTAAACCCTTTGCGGCCTTTCACGGATTTACGGGACAAGGCACAACAGACGGCGATACGGCACGGCTGAAGGATGGCATCGGTGCTTATGTAAGCTTTCCGACAACCATGCCGCAGCAGGTAGTCGTTCGCACGGGCATCTCCTTTGTATCGGCTACGCAGGCGAGGCTGAATTTACAGACGGAATTAAAAGATTTCGGGTGGAACTTTGATGCGGTGGTAGCGCACAGTCGTAACACCTGGAGCGCTTTGCTGAATACCATTTCCGTAAATGGCGGATCAGAAGAAAATAAAACAAAATTCTATACCAACCTGTACCGTTGTTTTACAGCTAAAATGATCATGAGCGATGTAAACGGTAAATACCGGGATGCCTGCGAAAAGGAGCAACAGCTGCCCGCAGGGCGGAAAGTGATGATTGGCGGAGATGCCTACTGGAACAGTTTCTGGAACCTGAACCTGTTGTGGACCCTGGCTACACCGGAGCTGGTGGAGCAACTGGTAGATACACAGCTGGAGTTGTTTGAAAAGATGGGCTGGCTTTCTAAAGGACCCGCCGGCATCGAATACTCCGGCATCATGGAAGGATCGCACCAGATGGCATTAATGGCCAGTGCTTACCGGAAAGGCATCGTAAAGAAAGATGTGGAAACGGCCTATGCTGCTATGAAGAAGCATGTTACGGTGGAGCCGCAGCCGCTTTGCGGCGGAAACCCGGGAAACCCGCAAATAAGCGTGTATGCAGAAAAGGGTTTTGTTCCGGTTGAAAAAGGCGTTACTTCCAAAACGCTGGATTATGCCTATGACGACTGGTGCGTGGCGCAGATGGCACAGCTTTTAAATAAAAAAGAAGACTACCGTTTTTTTCTGAAGCGGTCGGCCAGCTGGAAAAATGTATTTGATACGGCCCGGGGCTATGTGGTGCCACGGAAGGCAGACGGTGCCTTTATGGATGGGTTCGACCGGTTCTCGGTCAACCATTTTATTGAAGGCAACTCCTGGCAGTATTCCTTTTATGTGCCGCATGACGTGGAAGGGCTGGTGCGCCTGATGAAGCCGGAGCGCTTTTTGAGCCGGCTTAAGGAGGGGTTTGAAAAGTCGGAATTTTACCGGTTTGCGGCACATGCCCTGGACCGCACCATGGGACAATCGGCGGAGTACTACATCAATCATGGCAATGAAGTGAACATGCAGGCGGCCTATCTTTTCAACTATGCCGGCCGGCCAGATCTTACACAATACTATACCCGCCGGATCCTTGATGTGTTTTATGATGCTTCGCCCTATGTAGGCTGGAACGGAGATGAGGATGAAGGGCAGATGGGCGCCTGGTTTGTGATGAGCGCGCTGGGATTGTTTGAAATGAATGGCGGTACCGATGAAAACCAGCGGGTAGATATCACCAGTCCCTTGTTCAGTGAAGCACGCATCCGGCTGAACAATGCCTATTATAAAGGAAAGGAATTTGTGATTAGGGCATATGACCATACCCCGGGCAATATTTACATCCGGTCTATGAAATTGAATGGCAAAACACTGAAAGAACACTACATTCGTTTTAATGATATTGTAAACGGGGGCTTGCTGGAACTGTATATGACGGCAACACCTCCCCGATAA
- a CDS encoding basic secretory family protein, with translation MQLKFYKKTPLLLVPVLLCMGFRSNSIGKKAGADPLADTIRQKGITLIVEDRSEGMDNLQKQGLIRTFFTNYPRFIKTFNPKATRTILFRIDSGYTGVAYADAKLGMVCYGADYMKKHPKDMDVVTHEVMHVIQNYPSGPGWVTEGIADYVRHVYGVNNAATGWALRSPRPGESYTNGYGTAARLFAWIERRVQKGTVKKLNAAMRSGTYTDNFWIKETGKSIEQLWQDYINKPEL, from the coding sequence ATGCAATTGAAATTTTATAAGAAAACCCCGTTGCTCCTGGTCCCGGTTTTGCTTTGTATGGGATTTCGCAGCAACAGTATAGGTAAGAAAGCTGGTGCAGATCCATTGGCCGATACCATCCGGCAAAAGGGCATTACATTGATTGTCGAGGACCGGTCGGAAGGTATGGACAACCTGCAGAAGCAGGGCCTCATCCGCACTTTTTTTACCAATTATCCCCGCTTCATAAAAACCTTTAACCCAAAGGCTACCCGCACCATCCTTTTTAGAATAGACTCCGGTTATACAGGTGTGGCCTATGCCGATGCAAAACTGGGGATGGTGTGCTATGGCGCCGATTATATGAAAAAACATCCGAAGGATATGGATGTGGTTACGCACGAGGTGATGCATGTGATACAGAACTATCCGTCTGGTCCGGGATGGGTAACCGAAGGTATTGCAGATTATGTACGGCATGTATATGGGGTAAATAATGCGGCTACCGGCTGGGCCCTGCGCAGTCCGCGGCCAGGCGAATCGTATACCAACGGCTATGGTACCGCCGCAAGGCTTTTTGCCTGGATAGAGCGGCGCGTGCAGAAAGGGACCGTTAAGAAACTGAATGCCGCTATGCGCTCCGGAACGTATACCGATAACTTCTGGATAAAAGAAACCGGTAAAAGCATTGAGCAGTTGTGGCAGGATTACATCAATAAGCCGGAACTTTAG
- a CDS encoding DUF5000 domain-containing lipoprotein encodes MKKCICYYSLFCFLLVTMACKREVAGPAVKDDRVPEPLRDVTIENLNGAARISYELPEDPDLLYVKARYTTRRGTVRETKVSRYNRSILVDGFGDTSDYKVSLYAVDKSENSSAAVDVTVRPLEPPIWIVRRQLKLAPDFGGVNVKYTNPGEQDLAIVVLADDSLGRFAPQTTKYTNLKTGDFSTRNMPDVPTKFGVYIRDRWGNISDTLITQLTPLFEALLDRTKMKGLALPTDAPLGHGGNIAGLFDGSTTAGFYHSSDAARMPQWFTYDMGVTAKLSRLVWFMRPGFYYTLHNPKEVEIWGSNNPNPDGSFDDSWTLLTTATQTKPSGLPEGQLSQADIDAALAGYTVVFPLNTPKVRYIRFKTLKNWSNGTYVNFYEIMMWGDTK; translated from the coding sequence ATGAAAAAATGTATTTGTTATTATAGTCTTTTTTGTTTTTTGCTGGTAACGATGGCCTGCAAACGGGAAGTGGCCGGTCCGGCGGTAAAGGATGATCGCGTACCGGAGCCCCTGCGTGATGTAACAATCGAGAACCTGAACGGTGCTGCCCGCATCAGTTACGAGCTGCCGGAGGATCCGGACCTGCTGTATGTAAAGGCACGGTACACCACCCGGCGGGGTACAGTGCGGGAAACAAAAGTGAGCCGTTATAACCGCAGTATCCTGGTAGACGGGTTTGGAGATACCAGCGACTACAAGGTATCACTCTATGCCGTAGATAAAAGTGAGAACAGCTCCGCGGCTGTGGATGTAACCGTGCGCCCGCTGGAGCCGCCGATCTGGATCGTGCGCCGGCAACTGAAGCTGGCTCCTGATTTCGGAGGCGTGAATGTAAAGTACACCAATCCCGGGGAACAGGACCTGGCCATTGTAGTACTGGCCGATGATTCGCTGGGACGGTTTGCACCGCAGACCACGAAATACACGAACCTGAAAACCGGCGATTTCTCTACCCGCAATATGCCCGATGTGCCTACAAAGTTTGGGGTGTATATAAGGGATCGCTGGGGCAATATTTCAGACACGCTCATTACACAACTGACGCCGCTGTTTGAAGCATTGCTGGATCGTACAAAGATGAAGGGACTTGCGCTGCCCACGGATGCACCGCTGGGGCATGGTGGCAATATTGCCGGGCTTTTTGACGGAAGCACCACCGCCGGGTTTTACCATTCTTCGGATGCTGCACGGATGCCGCAATGGTTTACCTACGACATGGGCGTAACAGCCAAATTAAGCCGCCTGGTATGGTTTATGCGCCCGGGCTTTTACTACACGCTGCACAATCCTAAAGAAGTAGAAATATGGGGATCGAACAACCCCAATCCCGATGGAAGTTTTGATGATAGCTGGACCCTGCTGACCACCGCTACACAAACAAAGCCCTCCGGGCTTCCCGAGGGGCAGCTTTCGCAGGCGGATATTGATGCGGCACTGGCCGGGTATACCGTAGTGTTTCCGCTGAATACGCCCAAGGTGCGGTACATCCGTTTTAAAACCCTGAAGAACTGGTCGAACGGAACCTATGTGAATTTTTATGAGATCATGATGTGGGGCGATACTAAATAA
- a CDS encoding DUF4998 domain-containing protein, with protein sequence MKRINSVIVLGMLLVAAMQSCTKTSGDAYRRYLESGEITYPGRLDTVIVRPGHNRIQLAVVLGNDPLVTRLSIHWNNGRDSMEVPVKRTKGRDTLNILVPDLREGNYNFTLYTYDKENHQSVVVNAFGVAYGQNYTGSLVNRTLRSVEQSEDGNNLVLNWGEPAGGELGVDVDYTGANGSAQKVVVAPTETRTVLPDYQGKSVLSYRSKYKPDSTAFEFFYPEASTVTLPAFERRLPKSGFKVLELPTDVKDGGYGWLLPYLWDEKYDPPGFATQSIIPCWFTIDCGSAAALSRFKVWQANDRLYQLESVKTFELYGSNNPAADGSWASWTKIGSYQSIKPSGLPVGNNTQADIDYAKAGEEFSVPEGTGKFRYYRLKLLSNWGGSHFMTLEEITFYTHDR encoded by the coding sequence ATGAAACGGATCAATAGTGTAATAGTTTTAGGGATGCTGCTGGTGGCCGCTATGCAGTCCTGTACCAAAACCAGCGGCGATGCCTATCGCCGGTACCTGGAAAGCGGCGAGATCACCTACCCGGGACGGCTGGATACGGTGATTGTGCGGCCCGGGCATAACCGCATACAGCTTGCTGTCGTGCTGGGCAATGATCCGCTGGTAACCCGGTTGAGCATCCACTGGAACAACGGCCGCGATTCGATGGAGGTGCCCGTAAAACGCACAAAGGGAAGAGACACCCTTAACATATTGGTACCCGACCTCAGGGAAGGGAACTATAATTTCACCCTTTATACCTACGACAAAGAAAATCATCAATCGGTAGTGGTCAATGCCTTTGGTGTGGCCTACGGTCAGAATTATACGGGGTCACTGGTGAACCGTACCCTGAGATCGGTGGAGCAATCGGAAGACGGAAATAACCTGGTGCTGAACTGGGGCGAACCGGCCGGCGGTGAGCTGGGTGTTGATGTGGATTATACCGGGGCAAACGGAAGCGCCCAAAAGGTGGTGGTAGCGCCAACGGAAACGCGTACTGTACTGCCGGACTACCAGGGCAAATCGGTGCTCAGCTACCGGTCTAAATACAAACCGGATTCCACTGCTTTTGAATTTTTTTACCCCGAAGCTTCCACCGTTACACTGCCGGCATTTGAGCGCCGTTTGCCTAAGTCGGGTTTTAAGGTGCTGGAGCTGCCAACCGATGTAAAAGACGGCGGGTACGGCTGGCTGTTGCCTTATTTATGGGATGAAAAATATGATCCGCCGGGCTTTGCTACACAATCCATCATTCCCTGTTGGTTTACGATCGACTGCGGATCTGCAGCAGCGCTCAGCCGCTTTAAAGTATGGCAGGCCAACGACCGGTTATACCAGCTGGAGAGCGTAAAAACATTCGAATTGTATGGAAGCAATAACCCGGCAGCGGATGGCAGCTGGGCCAGCTGGACGAAGATCGGTTCCTATCAATCCATTAAACCTTCCGGACTCCCGGTAGGGAATAATACGCAGGCGGATATCGATTATGCAAAAGCCGGTGAGGAGTTTTCCGTACCGGAGGGAACCGGGAAGTTCCGGTACTACCGGCTTAAATTGCTGTCGAACTGGGGCGGCAGCCATTTTATGACCCTGGAAGAAATAACCTTTTATACGCATGACCGGTAA
- a CDS encoding GH36-type glycosyl hydrolase domain-containing protein has translation MKRLFLLNLVFLLAGAQAQTGKLNLSSYAGRVAAGGISKKELAAQILADERLDTVRARALRILTGFNAGTGYGEIWIRDFNTFIKGSLKARDQKDVKDALLLFFKIQGADGNIPDGAINKKQANIGYKYSYSNLAPDWAAHKNTVETDQESSLVQAVKKYIDVTGDKSILQETIGGQTVLQRLEAALNYVMTERWSKEYGLVKGATTIDWGDVQPEKGWGVALNEKTKWAIDIYDNAMFVMALNDFIGMTPESGALHKKWQITANTIKKNIRKHLWDAARAKYIPHIYLNGSPFSKSFDERSILYTGGTTCAILAGMHSSKEIKKINDQFLQAAEKEKFATIGMTVYPPYPVEEFPNMAAYHYQNAGDWTWFGGRMIHALAANGMAQEAYAEMSPMIDRVLKNKGFYEWYDVRNSKASGSGDFRGEAGVLYDAIELLRDWARGVK, from the coding sequence ATGAAGCGACTATTTTTATTGAACCTTGTTTTTTTACTGGCCGGGGCGCAGGCGCAAACCGGAAAACTGAACCTGTCGTCCTATGCGGGCCGGGTAGCTGCGGGTGGCATCAGCAAAAAGGAGCTGGCCGCTCAAATATTGGCCGATGAGCGGCTGGATACCGTACGGGCCCGTGCCTTGCGCATCCTTACCGGCTTTAATGCCGGCACCGGTTATGGGGAGATCTGGATCCGGGATTTTAATACCTTTATTAAGGGCTCGCTTAAGGCGCGGGATCAAAAAGATGTAAAGGATGCCCTGTTGTTGTTCTTTAAAATACAGGGTGCAGATGGCAATATTCCCGACGGGGCCATTAATAAAAAACAGGCGAATATCGGTTATAAATACAGTTACTCCAACCTGGCGCCGGACTGGGCCGCTCATAAAAATACGGTGGAAACGGACCAGGAATCCTCCCTGGTGCAGGCGGTGAAAAAATACATTGATGTTACCGGGGATAAAAGCATCCTGCAGGAAACCATTGGCGGGCAAACAGTATTGCAGCGGCTGGAAGCGGCATTGAACTATGTAATGACCGAACGCTGGTCAAAAGAATACGGACTGGTAAAAGGGGCTACCACCATCGACTGGGGTGATGTACAACCCGAAAAAGGCTGGGGTGTGGCGCTGAACGAAAAAACAAAATGGGCCATTGATATTTATGACAATGCCATGTTTGTAATGGCCCTTAATGATTTTATCGGGATGACGCCGGAGTCCGGAGCCTTGCATAAAAAATGGCAGATAACGGCCAATACCATCAAGAAGAATATCCGCAAACATCTTTGGGATGCTGCACGAGCAAAATACATCCCGCATATTTATTTAAACGGAAGCCCGTTCTCAAAAAGCTTTGATGAACGCAGTATCCTGTATACCGGGGGTACCACTTGTGCCATCCTGGCCGGCATGCATAGCAGTAAGGAGATCAAAAAGATCAACGATCAGTTTTTGCAGGCGGCAGAGAAAGAAAAATTCGCCACCATCGGTATGACGGTTTACCCGCCCTACCCGGTGGAAGAATTCCCCAATATGGCCGCTTATCATTATCAGAATGCCGGCGACTGGACCTGGTTTGGCGGACGGATGATCCATGCCCTGGCGGCTAACGGAATGGCACAGGAAGCATACGCGGAAATGAGCCCGATGATCGACCGGGTATTAAAGAATAAAGGATTTTACGAATGGTACGATGTGCGCAATAGCAAGGCCTCCGGGTCGGGCGATTTCAGGGGAGAAGCCGGGGTGTTGTATGATGCGATTGAACTATTGAGAGACTGGGCGAGGGGAGTGAAGTAG